The following is a genomic window from Staphylococcus capitis subsp. capitis.
TTGAGATATTTGAGAGTATTTTCCATAATAGGTTTAAATGCTTTACTCACACCCATCTCGTAAGCTTCTTCATCATTTTTCTGAGCTAAACTCATACCTGCGTAAACAATGACTTTAGGATTCTTCTTAGGTGCGTCGCCTATAAAGCTTACAAAGTAAGGATTTTCACCTTTAACATAACCGCCACCATTTGAATCTGCAACTTGAGCAGTACCTGTTTTACCTTCGATGTCATAACCTTTAACACGATAATTCATCGCATGACTTTGTTTACTATTAACAACCTTATCTAGCTCTTTTTCAACTTTGTCTGCAGTATCTTTAGTAATTGGTTTTCCTGCATATTGTTTTTTACCACTATAGGAGTTTTTCTTAGTAACAGGATTATCGATACTATTTACAAACCAAGGTTTTAGCATATTACCTTTATTGAAGAATGCTGATTGCGCTTGAATCATCTGTACTGGTGTAACAGTCGTAGATTGTCCGAACGCAGACGTTTTTTGTTGTAACTCATTAGACCAAGCTACATGTCCTGACGCTTCTCCATCAAACATTCCATTTGTTTTCTTACCGAAGCCAAAACGTTCATACCATGATTTCATCTTATCTGCACCAACTAAATCTTGTAAGTGCATCATTAGAGTATTAGATGAGTAAGTGAAACCTAGTGTCATAGGTATATTGCCCCAGCCTTCTTTATTCCAATCGGAAATTTCAGAACCCATAATATCTCTGTGACCAGATTTATATTTTTCATTAGGTTTAAATTTACCTTCTTGAATAGCAGCGGCTAATCCATAAGACTTAAATGTAGAACCTGGTTCATACGTATTCTGGTATAAATCGTTGGCCCATTTCTTACCGAAATCCTTACCTGTTTCAGGATTAAAGGTAGGTCGTTGACTATAAGCAAGTATTTCACCTGTTTTAGCATCCATCACTACTGCAAATAAATCTTTAGGAGCATATTTATCTACCATGCCATCTAACGCTTCTTCAACAAAGACTTGAATATTAGAATCAATCGTTAAATGAACATCATCTCCTCGTTTAGGAGTTTGTTCTTTTTTAGTGTTAGGAGCTATATACCCCCAAATATCTTGGATGTATTTAAGCGTACCTTGCGTTCCATTTAAGTAACTATTAAAGATTTTTTCAACACCTAGTGCACCATTGAGTTGCCCTGTGTCAGGATCTTTTTGAGCCATACCAATTAAATGGGAGGCAAAGTTTCCATTAGGATAGAATCGTTCTGTCTCTGGATATAATGAAACACCAGGTAAATTCATCTTTTCAATTTTTTCTTTATCTTGATATGTTAAGTTAGTTCCTTTTTGACCAAACTCAACTTGGAAAGCTTTCTTTTGATTGAGTCGTTTTTCAATATCAGAGGCTTTCATATCTATAATTTTAGATAATTGTTTAGCTGTTTTCTTCTTATCTACTACGTGACGTGGCTTTTTACTGTTTTCACTTGCCTTTTTATCGACAACTGCAACAACTTTATACCTTTCAACATCTTCAGCAAGAACCTTTCCATTGCGATCATAAATTTTACCTCGCTCTGGTTGCTCAGAGTTTTTAACTAAGTATTTTTCATTTGCCTTCATCACAAGATTCTGACCATTAGAATGACCTGTTACCATAATATATGAGAACCTTAAAACCAATATAAAAAAGAGCAGTCCGAATAAACCAACTAGTAGGACTGCCCCTATTTTATTTTTTTTAATTTTAATTTTTCGCTTCGCCATTACTACGCACTACCTTTACATTATCGTTCTGTAGGCTCATACCTTGTTGTTTAGCCTTATCGTAAATGCGTTCATATGAAGAGTTTTTCTTGATTTCAGACTTTAATGCGCTGTTTTCACTAGATTGTTTTTCTATTTTTTGATCTAAATCTGCAATTTTTCCCCGCGTATCATACGCATCCATTTTTAAAGATA
Proteins encoded in this region:
- a CDS encoding penicillin-binding protein; translation: MAKRKIKIKKNKIGAVLLVGLFGLLFFILVLRFSYIMVTGHSNGQNLVMKANEKYLVKNSEQPERGKIYDRNGKVLAEDVERYKVVAVVDKKASENSKKPRHVVDKKKTAKQLSKIIDMKASDIEKRLNQKKAFQVEFGQKGTNLTYQDKEKIEKMNLPGVSLYPETERFYPNGNFASHLIGMAQKDPDTGQLNGALGVEKIFNSYLNGTQGTLKYIQDIWGYIAPNTKKEQTPKRGDDVHLTIDSNIQVFVEEALDGMVDKYAPKDLFAVVMDAKTGEILAYSQRPTFNPETGKDFGKKWANDLYQNTYEPGSTFKSYGLAAAIQEGKFKPNEKYKSGHRDIMGSEISDWNKEGWGNIPMTLGFTYSSNTLMMHLQDLVGADKMKSWYERFGFGKKTNGMFDGEASGHVAWSNELQQKTSAFGQSTTVTPVQMIQAQSAFFNKGNMLKPWFVNSIDNPVTKKNSYSGKKQYAGKPITKDTADKVEKELDKVVNSKQSHAMNYRVKGYDIEGKTGTAQVADSNGGGYVKGENPYFVSFIGDAPKKNPKVIVYAGMSLAQKNDEEAYEMGVSKAFKPIMENTLKYLNAGKSSDSASKADYSKVPNAEGQETQKAEDSMNAQSLKPVTIGSGKQIKSQSVKAGTKILPHSKVLLLTDGDITMPDMTGWTKEDVLAFEDLTNIKVSTKGNGFVTNQSITKGQTLKNKDKVEVTLSADKTDDSEDDSNATESNKSSKDDSKSKDKNSKQDSSPSSKSDSKDSSNSDSKKDSNSNSKNNSSSSDDS
- the ftsL gene encoding cell division protein FtsL; the protein is MAVEKIYQPYDEATQTSIPQRQPQSRPEKQTVKRKVVVQLTRFEKVLYITLITVIAMISIYMLSLKMDAYDTRGKIADLDQKIEKQSSENSALKSEIKKNSSYERIYDKAKQQGMSLQNDNVKVVRSNGEAKN